In Brassica napus cultivar Da-Ae chromosome A3, Da-Ae, whole genome shotgun sequence, the sequence AAACGGGGAGGGAGGAAGAGGAGAGTTCGCTGTGCTTCGTAGCTACTTGGGAACTTTGTTAGTGTTAAAAAGTGCTACAAGGAAGTGGGTGCGGCTTCCGGGAGTTCCACGCTCTTCATGCAATGGCTTGGTCACTTTTAGAGGAAGGTTCTATGCTTCTTTCTCTGACAATGACATTTACGTTATCCATCCTTATTCACTGCGAGCAGATCGCCTGATGCCACCTCCAAACATGAACAACGGAAGCAATCATCTGATTCCAGCTGGTGATGATGAGCTTTTCCTGGTTAATAAAAGCAAACTTGCTACTGTTCCCAAAACATTTATAGTGAGTAGGCTGGTGGGTTTAGGATGGGTCGAGGTCGATGATCTGGGAGACCGTGTGTTGTTTCTTAGAAAAGATGCAAATGTCTGCTTCTCGGCTAACCAGCTTCCTGATGGTTGTGGTGTGACCGGGAACTCGATTTTGTTCAACGCACGACCAGGCGATGAAACCTACTTCTATAAGTATGGACCACCCGACGTTCCAAAAGAAAACGTGGTGGCTGAATGGAGAAGCTCAAAAGAGAGCCGTGTGAAATTCATTGATTCTCATGAGGCTTATGCTTTCCGGGTTGAGTTTTGAATTCTATGTCTTACTTTGGGTACTTGAGGACAtcttttgcttttgtttttcgTTTTGTTTAGATCAAAACAAACCTATCCTATGATTTTAGGTATTGACCTGAAGTCTGGGGAAAAATGTTTCGCGTATGAACTTTCAGTTTGTTCCATTTTCCTGGAGAAGTTTCCAGCCGTATCAATACTTTCTTGGTTATGTTATGGTCCTTGT encodes:
- the LOC106443705 gene encoding F-box/kelch-repeat protein At1g64840-like; the encoded protein is MVISFLLGQLLPTESPSISERNSLKPKAKMAEPATKEKKMMIPDWTKLPKELLQIVTDKMNCFEVVHARSVSTLWRSAFPFPASLLRSSYSLPTYPVEKEGLCSLEKIPVVLVVDESGSEFFMGLVGGDDSAYYMEAPSPLQCSLRVKLEKSDPTSMNVIGSQILSLGHQCRIVCWDPKGLRTTFRNAAILPLNGEGGRGEFAVLRSYLGTLLVLKSATRKWVRLPGVPRSSCNGLVTFRGRFYASFSDNDIYVIHPYSLRADRLMPPPNMNNGSNHLIPAGDDELFLVNKSKLATVPKTFIVSRLVGLGWVEVDDLGDRVLFLRKDANVCFSANQLPDGCGVTGNSILFNARPGDETYFYKYGPPDVPKENVVAEWRSSKESRVKFIDSHEAYAFRVEF